A part of Penaeus chinensis breed Huanghai No. 1 chromosome 6, ASM1920278v2, whole genome shotgun sequence genomic DNA contains:
- the LOC125026436 gene encoding uncharacterized protein LOC125026436 isoform X3 — MTQVNEFLRDVSVLADAQRELVNINEKMNRATQNEKSSTLTHSDILGDRIFWCREAELHIRTIIENKDLLIYHLQQPLIANFLTMHHQYHKDLIILTGELADNLNNVCFHIHLIEDHAQNSFLQRSDTYISHVTKIVTDLRNTLSDITNLQALVIGMLGAQE; from the exons CAAGTGAATGAGTTCCTAAGGGATGTGTCTGTGTTGGCTGATGCTCAGAGGGAATTGGTCAACATAAATGAGAAGATGAATAGAGCGACACAAAATGAGAAGTCTTCAACATTAACCCACAGTGATATACTTG GTGATAGGATTTTCTGGTGCCGTGAAGCTGAGCTACACATCCGAACCATCATTGAAAACAAGGACCTACTGATTTACCATCTCCAACAACCTTTAATTGCAAACTTCCTCACAATGCATCACCAATATCACAA AGACTTAATTATATTGACCGGAGAACTAGCCGATAACTTAAATAATGTTTGCTTTCACATACATCTGATAGAGGACCATGCTCAGAACTCTTTCCTTCAAAGATCA gacACATACATCAGCCATGTTACAAAGATTGTGACAGATTTGAGAAATACACTAAGTGACATCACAAACCTTCAAGCCTTAGTGATTGGGATGCTTGGAGCTCAAGAATaa